Part of the Triticum aestivum cultivar Chinese Spring chromosome 4D, IWGSC CS RefSeq v2.1, whole genome shotgun sequence genome is shown below.
AGAAAACCAGCGAACTAGATTTGACAGATAAAGTGCACATCTTAGGAATTCATGAGCTCTTGTTCGACATAATCACTTGACTAAATTAATTAACTCAAAAATCCACAATATACAGTTCCTCAAGACTTGAACATAATGACGACGATACAAGTTTTAACCAGAACTAAAAACAAGACCGAACCAACCAATGATCCTCatagagtagtagtagtagtagtagtaacgaTATATAGGCCATctagacgacgacgatgatgatctaGTGCGACTCGACGGGCGGCGGCGTGTTGTTGTTGGTGGAGCCGTGGTCCTTGGCGCCTCCGCCGAAGAAGGGGATGGGGTCGGGGAACAtggaggtgaccttgttcttgaggcACTCCCAGTGCTCGCCCGCCAGCGCCCCCGTGAACTGCTTGTACTGGTCCTTGGCCTTCTCCAAGAGCGACGCGTCCTCCCCCACCGTGCTCTTGAAGCACGACGTCGACTCCTTCTCCGGCactgcggccgccgccgccgccggagcctccTTGTTCTCCATCAGGTCCCGAAAGCCGAGATCGAAAACTTTCTACGTCAAGAGAAGACGACGATGTCGCTGGTTCTGCTTGTGTTGCTTTGGTGGCCAGGGTTGTGCGCGGTCGTGCCTACTTATATGCAGGGGAGGGGAGGTCTTGTCTTGAGGAGGAAGCCGGGGCCGTTGCGGACTTGGACTTGGACTTGGAGTAGgggaaaagaaagagaaagagagcgTCCCGTTGTTAACCTCTTCTTCTTGGATAATAATTGGATAAGAACACAAATTAACCACACGAGGAAGTACCACTTAGAAACGAACTCTTTTCTTTTCTGATGATCGAATGAAGATAATCTCAATCTCAAGTGCAAACGGGAACGGGAGCTGCTCGTCCTCCCCGCTTCTTCCTTGTCCCCTGCTCCAAGCCGCGCGCTTTCTTCTCAAGCAATAAAACGCCCCTGCTCCTTTATAACTCCAGCTCGCCGCCACCCCATAGCCGCAGCAGCAATATCCGCACCTCTTCTCGATCGATTCCCTAGCATTCTTTGATCTCTCTAGCAAGCCCGGCCGGCGTTCTGAGTGCCATGGACACCAAAGGAGCGGCGGAGGCAATGCTGAAGGCGGCGGCGCCCAtgggggcggaggaggaggccatGCTCAAGGCGCTGGCGCACAAGCAGGAGGCTGCTCCGGCGCCGGGCCCGGCGGGGCCATGGACGACGGGGGGCATCACgggcgcggcgtcggcggcggtggagcgctaCTGGGCCAGCCTCAAGAGCCAGGCCAGCGCTGCCGGCGAGTACACTACGAGCAAGGCCCTCGCGGCCGGCGAGTACACGACGCTCAAGGCCCGCGCCGCCGGCGAGTACACTACGAGCAAGGCCCGCGCGGCCGGCGAGTACACTGCGAGCAAGGCCCGCGCCGCCGGCGAGTACACGACGACCAAGGCCCGCGCGGCCGGCGAGTACACGACGCTCAAGGCCCTCGCGGCCGGCGAGTACATGACGAGCAAGGCCCGCGCGGCCGGCGAGTACACGACGCT
Proteins encoded:
- the LOC123098804 gene encoding uncharacterized protein, translating into MENKEAPAAAAAAVPEKESTSCFKSTVGEDASLLEKAKDQYKQFTGALAGEHWECLKNKVTSMFPDPIPFFGGGAKDHGSTNNNTPPPVESH